The following nucleotide sequence is from Drosophila kikkawai strain 14028-0561.14 chromosome 2L, DkikHiC1v2, whole genome shotgun sequence.
GAAAACTCCGATGTCGACGGACAGTTCAAGCGTCAGTTTCGATATCTTCTGAGCGTCAACTTCGAGGAATTCGTGGCGGAAACCAAGGAGGAGAACGAAGACGTTAGCTATACGAATCCCAAGCTGGACGAGATGTTGcggcaggagctggagcagcgccagcaggAGGACGCGGCCAGGAAACGTCTCCAAGCACGTCAAAAACTTCCCACCATGCGATATGCCAATGACATAGTTCAGGCCGTAAAGGATAACCAGGTTATTCTTGTTGTGGGAAGCACTGGCTGTGGCAAAACTACACAAGTACCTCAGATCCTTCTCGATGACGCCATATCCCGAGGCTGTGGATCAGAATGTCGGATTATTTGCACTCAACCTAGAAGGATTTCGGCCATAACCATTGCCGAGTGGGTCAGCTACGAGCGCTGCGAGAGTCTCGGCTCATCAGTTGGCTATCAGATCCGCCTGGAGAGCAGAAAGCCCCGCGATAGGGCCTCCATCACCTACTGCACCACGGGggtgctgctgcagcaactCCAATCGGATCCGCTGATGCACAATTTAAGTGTCCTTATTTTGGACGAGATACACGAACGCAGCGTGGAAACGGATTTGCTTATGGGTTTGCTGAAGGTAATCCTGCCGCACCGGCCCGAACTGAAGGTGATCCTGATGAGCGCCACAGTGCGGGAGCAGGATTTCTGCGATTACTTCGGCAACTGTCCCATGTTTCGCATTGAGGGCGTCATGTTTCCTGTACGGATGCTATACCTGGAGGATGTCCTGGCCGTGACCAACTACGAGTTCGGCAACTCCCATGACCGTCGCCCCAAGCGCTGTCGTCCCGAGCAAAAGATGCAGCATCAGGCAATGATAGAACCGTATTTGCGACGCATCAGGAACTCATACGACAGTCGCGTCCTTGAGAAACTGCGCCTGCCAGAGTCGGAAGGGTGCGAGGACCTGGATTTTATTGCTCATCTCGTGTACTACATCTGTGAAAACGAGCCGGAGGGTGCGATCTTGGTGTTCCTGCCGGGCTATGATAAAATCTCGCAGCTTTACAATCTCCTGCAAAGTCCTCAGTCTCCCAAAGGACAGAGATGGCGCGACAATCTGGTGGTCTTTCCCCTGCATTCCCTCATGCAATCGACGGAACAGAAGGCCGTTTTCCGTCATCCGCCATCGGGCAAGCGAAAAGTCATCATATCCACCATGATTGCCGAGACTTCGGTGACCATTGACGATGTGGTATATGTCATCAACTCTGGACGCACGAAATCCACCAACTATGATATAGAGACGAACATACAGACCCTGGAGGAGGTATGGGTGACCAAGGCGAATACGCAACAGAGAAAGGGAAGAGCTGGTCGCGTGAGGCCGGGAATCTGCTACAATCTGTTTAGCCGCGCCAGGGAGGACCTAATGGAGGAGATTCCTACGCCGGAGATACTGCGCTCGAAGCTGGAATCGatcattttgattttgaaGCTGCTGCACATCGATGATCCGTACCGCTTTCTGCAAACCCTGATCAATGCCCCCAATCCGGAGGCGATCAGGATTGGTGTGAACCTACTGATGCGGTAAGTTCGGTGGTTAAATTTACTTGAAAGACCAACTCAAAGATGCCTTTCTACTTAGAATTGAGGCTCTGGACAGTGCTGGCATCCTTACACCGCTGGGCATGCACTTGGCCAAGCTGCCGATCGATCCGCAAATGGGTAAAATGATCCTGATGTCGGCTCTCTTCTGTTGCTTGGATCCAGTAACCTCAGCGGCGGCGGCCTTGTCCTTTAAATCGCCCTTCTATGCCCCGTTGGGTAAGGAGAGCCGGGTGGACGAGATCAAGCGGAAAATGGCACGCAATATGCGAAGTGACCACCTCCTGGTGCACAACACCATCCAGGCCTACCGAGAGAGTCGCCACATGCATGCGGAACGCGACTTTTGCTACAAGAACTTTCTAAGCTCAACGACACTGAATCAGCTGGAGGGAATGAAGAATCAGTTCAGCGAACTCCTCTACAACTACAAGTGAGAAAGGATTACTCCCCTGTAAATTCCAGAAGTCCTCTTCATTGTCCTCTTCAGGTTTCTTACTTCTTCCAACTGCAAGGACAGCGCATCCAACACAAATTCGAGCAAGATCCCTCTGCTAAGAGCTATTATAGGAGCGGGTCTCTACCCCAACATGGCGCATTTGCGGTgggttttagatgaagtttctcaAATATCATTTAAGAGCTTGTAATTCCAGGAAGTCCCGACAAATCCGGAATCGAGTACGGGCTATTCACACCATGGCCACGGATGATGGCCGCCGTGTCAACTTTCATCCGTCGTCCGTGAACAGCGGCGAGAGTGGCTTCGATTCGTCTTACTTTGTCTACTACCAGCGGCAAAAGTCCTCGAATCTATATCTGCTCGACTCTACAATGGTTTTTCCCATGGCCCTGATCATCTTTGGCGATGGCGTGGAGGCCGGCGTGACGCAAAATACGCCTTATTTGTGCGTGGCCAAGACTTATTAGTAAGCAGAAAGACACATGGCTATGAAGCTAAATCTAATGTGTAACTTTTGCAGCTTTAAATGCAATCCGGAGACGGCCGATGTTGTTTTGGAACTGCGAAGACATCTGGGAAAGCTGCTGCTTAAGAAGGCCATGTATCCGGCGCCCATCGAGGAGAACGGCTACGAAAGGCAGTTGATCAAGTGAGTTAACTGTTGATGTTTGTGCTCTCCAAATTATGATTTTTCACTGCCTTAACAGAGCCATTGAATTGCTCCTCTCGCTGGACGAAAGACTAGGCGAGGACTACATTTCGTCCGATGAAATCGACGACATCTAACTGCCACATCTCAGCCTGGTTTACATAGTTTATTGTATAGCTCTCGGTAAAATCCACTTCGTGAATGTTTTagtaataaattataggcGATAAGCTAGTCATGCAA
It contains:
- the Rhau gene encoding ATP-dependent DNA/RNA helicase DHX36; translation: MQRDKGSSGFNARKGNRPPGLRGKEIGLYYRNLTRQRKKERGEDENPIEPKIHLGCKVSVPSGVLERVKEYMEEYNQTPAKENSDVDGQFKRQFRYLLSVNFEEFVAETKEENEDVSYTNPKLDEMLRQELEQRQQEDAARKRLQARQKLPTMRYANDIVQAVKDNQVILVVGSTGCGKTTQVPQILLDDAISRGCGSECRIICTQPRRISAITIAEWVSYERCESLGSSVGYQIRLESRKPRDRASITYCTTGVLLQQLQSDPLMHNLSVLILDEIHERSVETDLLMGLLKVILPHRPELKVILMSATVREQDFCDYFGNCPMFRIEGVMFPVRMLYLEDVLAVTNYEFGNSHDRRPKRCRPEQKMQHQAMIEPYLRRIRNSYDSRVLEKLRLPESEGCEDLDFIAHLVYYICENEPEGAILVFLPGYDKISQLYNLLQSPQSPKGQRWRDNLVVFPLHSLMQSTEQKAVFRHPPSGKRKVIISTMIAETSVTIDDVVYVINSGRTKSTNYDIETNIQTLEEVWVTKANTQQRKGRAGRVRPGICYNLFSRAREDLMEEIPTPEILRSKLESIILILKLLHIDDPYRFLQTLINAPNPEAIRIGVNLLMRIEALDSAGILTPLGMHLAKLPIDPQMGKMILMSALFCCLDPVTSAAAALSFKSPFYAPLGKESRVDEIKRKMARNMRSDHLLVHNTIQAYRESRHMHAERDFCYKNFLSSTTLNQLEGMKNQFSELLYNYKFLTSSNCKDSASNTNSSKIPLLRAIIGAGLYPNMAHLRKSRQIRNRVRAIHTMATDDGRRVNFHPSSVNSGESGFDSSYFVYYQRQKSSNLYLLDSTMVFPMALIIFGDGVEAGVTQNTPYLCVAKTYYFKCNPETADVVLELRRHLGKLLLKKAMYPAPIEENGYERQLIKAIELLLSLDERLGEDYISSDEIDDI